One segment of Streptomyces sp. NBC_01463 DNA contains the following:
- a CDS encoding mandelate racemase/muconate lactonizing enzyme family protein, with amino-acid sequence MRITGISTHVVGTPWRNLTYVQVHTDEGLTGVGETRMLGRTDALIGYLREAEANHIAGTDPFAVEDLVRRMKYGDYGRAGEIVMSGIAVVEMACWDIKGKALGVPVWQLLGGRVTDRVKAYANGWYTTERTPEAYHEAASGVVARGYRALKIDPFGTGHFELGQEETRYAVSLIEAVRDAIGPGTELMLEMHGRFSPSTAVRIAHEMAPFEPAWLEEPVPPENLKALAKVAGKVDLPIATGERIHDRVEFRELFESQAADIIQPDVGHIGGILETRKLAATAETHYMLIAPHNVGGSVLTAASLQVAGCTPNFKILEHFNDFADADIKKVVKGAPQVDPETGCFELSDAPGLGVELDVDAAAEFPQQQARFDLWADGWEKRQPK; translated from the coding sequence GTGCGTATCACCGGAATCAGCACACATGTGGTCGGAACACCCTGGCGCAACCTCACCTATGTGCAGGTCCACACCGACGAGGGACTCACCGGCGTGGGCGAGACCCGGATGCTCGGCCGCACCGATGCGCTGATCGGCTATCTGCGCGAGGCGGAGGCCAACCACATCGCCGGTACGGATCCGTTCGCCGTCGAGGACCTCGTACGCCGGATGAAGTACGGGGACTACGGGCGGGCCGGCGAGATCGTGATGTCCGGCATCGCGGTCGTCGAGATGGCCTGCTGGGACATCAAGGGCAAGGCGCTCGGCGTGCCGGTGTGGCAGCTGCTCGGCGGCAGGGTCACCGACCGGGTCAAGGCGTACGCCAACGGCTGGTACACCACCGAGCGGACCCCGGAGGCGTACCACGAGGCGGCGTCGGGGGTCGTGGCGCGCGGTTACCGGGCGCTGAAGATCGACCCGTTCGGGACGGGCCACTTCGAGCTCGGCCAGGAGGAGACCCGGTACGCGGTCTCGCTGATCGAGGCGGTGCGCGACGCGATCGGTCCCGGCACCGAGCTGATGCTGGAGATGCACGGCCGGTTCAGCCCGTCGACGGCGGTGCGGATCGCGCACGAGATGGCGCCCTTCGAACCCGCCTGGCTGGAGGAGCCGGTGCCGCCGGAGAACCTCAAGGCGCTCGCGAAGGTGGCGGGCAAGGTCGATCTGCCGATCGCGACGGGCGAGCGCATCCACGACCGCGTCGAGTTCCGCGAGCTCTTCGAGTCGCAGGCCGCCGACATCATCCAGCCCGACGTCGGCCACATCGGCGGCATCCTGGAGACCCGGAAGCTCGCCGCGACGGCCGAGACGCACTACATGCTGATCGCCCCGCACAACGTGGGCGGTTCGGTGCTGACGGCCGCCAGCCTCCAGGTCGCGGGCTGCACACCCAACTTCAAGATCCTCGAACACTTCAACGACTTCGCGGACGCGGACATCAAGAAGGTCGTGAAGGGCGCCCCGCAGGTCGACCCGGAGACCGGCTGCTTCGAGCTGTCGGACGCCCCCGGTCTCGGGGTCGAGCTCGATGTGGACGCCGCGGCCGAGTTCCCGCAGCAGCAGGCCCGGTTCGATCTGTGGGCCGACGGCTGGGAGAAGAGGCAGCCCAAGTGA
- a CDS encoding IclR family transcriptional regulator, whose translation MGRLVPAVTRALDVLELFLQGDGTLSAPEVTRKLQLPRTTVHELLTTLAARSYLVTVPDQPGRYRLGVRTYQLGSRYAEQLDLAAEGQQVARQVAETCGETVHVAILEGADVIYIAKVDSTHAVRMVSAAGRKLPAHCTSVGKMLLAALPDRELDARLDGLELTGMTPNSITDEGELRAALATVRERGIAVEHRESNPDVSCVAAPVRDRSGRVVAALSVSVPMIRWSEEREGELAGLAAEGAEALSGRLGHHRSRP comes from the coding sequence ATGGGGCGACTCGTCCCCGCGGTGACCAGGGCGCTCGACGTACTCGAACTCTTCCTCCAGGGCGACGGTACGCTCTCCGCGCCCGAGGTCACCCGCAAGCTCCAGCTTCCGCGCACCACCGTCCACGAGCTGCTGACCACGCTCGCCGCCCGCTCGTACCTGGTCACCGTCCCCGACCAGCCCGGCCGCTACCGCCTCGGCGTCCGCACCTACCAGCTCGGCAGCCGGTACGCCGAGCAGCTCGACCTCGCCGCCGAAGGACAGCAGGTGGCGCGGCAGGTCGCCGAGACGTGCGGGGAGACCGTCCATGTGGCGATCCTGGAGGGGGCCGACGTCATCTACATCGCCAAGGTGGACTCCACCCACGCGGTCCGGATGGTGTCCGCGGCAGGCCGCAAGCTGCCCGCCCACTGCACGTCCGTCGGCAAGATGCTCCTCGCCGCCCTGCCCGACCGGGAGCTCGACGCCCGGCTCGACGGTCTCGAACTGACCGGGATGACCCCCAACAGCATCACCGACGAAGGGGAGCTGCGCGCCGCGCTCGCCACCGTGCGGGAGCGGGGCATCGCCGTGGAGCACCGGGAGTCCAACCCCGACGTGAGCTGCGTCGCCGCGCCCGTACGGGACCGGTCGGGCCGGGTCGTCGCCGCGCTCTCCGTCTCCGTGCCCATGATCCGCTGGAGCGAGGAGCGCGAGGGCGAGCTGGCCGGCCTCGCGGCCGAGGGCGCCGAGGCGCTCTCCGGCCGGCTCGGACACCACCGGAGCAGGCCGTGA
- a CDS encoding alcohol dehydrogenase catalytic domain-containing protein, with amino-acid sequence MSTAPVPSRAVVVDRPGRHRLTSGPIPEPGPGEVRVQVAAAGICMSDREVYDGHRDPRYVRYPVVPGHEWSGTVEAVGPGVDPALTGRRTVAEGFRSCGSCERCRGGETSLCTSGYDETGFTRPGAFADHVVVPARLLHPLADDADLRAAALLEPAAVVAAAVRAGAPEPGERIAVVGAGTLGLLTVQLLAAVSPGELTVIDPRDERARQALHFGASEVLAPKEAGEVHGRYDLVVETAGAATTAADACLLARRGGRVVLTGMFAPGATGIDPVHLSLSQLTVRSVFGASSASWSYAVRAFTAGLLDPAALITHEFPLERFADAVALVGGGGAGTGKVLMRP; translated from the coding sequence GTGAGCACCGCACCCGTCCCGTCGCGGGCGGTCGTCGTCGACCGGCCGGGCCGGCACCGGCTGACCTCGGGGCCGATTCCGGAGCCCGGTCCGGGCGAGGTCCGGGTCCAGGTGGCCGCCGCGGGCATCTGCATGAGCGACCGGGAGGTGTACGACGGCCATCGCGATCCGCGCTATGTGCGCTATCCGGTGGTGCCCGGTCATGAGTGGTCGGGCACGGTCGAGGCGGTGGGCCCCGGCGTCGATCCGGCCCTGACCGGCCGGCGTACCGTCGCCGAGGGATTCCGTTCCTGCGGGAGCTGCGAGCGGTGCCGCGGCGGCGAGACCTCGCTGTGCACCTCGGGGTACGACGAGACGGGCTTCACCCGGCCCGGGGCGTTCGCCGACCATGTCGTGGTGCCCGCCCGGCTGCTGCACCCGCTGGCCGACGACGCGGACCTGCGCGCCGCCGCGCTGCTGGAGCCCGCGGCCGTGGTCGCCGCGGCGGTGCGGGCCGGGGCGCCGGAGCCGGGCGAGCGGATCGCCGTGGTGGGCGCGGGCACCCTCGGGCTGCTCACCGTCCAGCTGCTGGCCGCGGTGTCTCCCGGCGAACTGACGGTGATCGACCCACGGGACGAACGGGCGCGCCAGGCACTGCACTTCGGGGCGAGCGAGGTACTGGCACCCAAGGAGGCCGGCGAGGTGCACGGGCGCTACGACCTGGTCGTGGAGACGGCCGGGGCCGCGACCACCGCGGCCGACGCCTGCCTGCTCGCGCGGCGCGGCGGCCGGGTCGTGCTGACCGGAATGTTCGCGCCGGGGGCCACCGGCATCGACCCGGTGCATCTGTCGCTGAGCCAGCTCACGGTGCGCAGCGTGTTCGGGGCGTCCTCCGCGTCCTGGTCGTACGCGGTGCGGGCGTTCACCGCGGGGCTGCTGGATCCGGCGGCGCTGATCACGCACGAGTTCCCGCTGGAGCGGTTCGCGGACGCCGTGGCGCTGGTCGGGGGCGGCGGCGCGGGGACGGGCAAGGTGCTGATGCGTCCGTAG
- a CDS encoding SMP-30/gluconolactonase/LRE family protein — translation MNHPRIEVAVREHAALGEGPTWDPAGRRLIWVDILSARVHTYDPESGRRTVMATEQHVGAAKPRAGGGLVVNLRDGIGLYDTDGAFRWLVHDAEPGRRGNDAAVAPDGALWAGTMRYDETETGGSLTRIAPDGAATRVLPLVACSNGTGWSPDGRLMYYIDTPTRRIDVFDVDGEQVTGRRPFATVEEGVGYPDGLTVDAEGAVWVALWDGAALRRYTPDGRLDRVVRLPVRRPTACAFGGRDLRDLYVSTARTGLTRPHPLSGSLLVLPDAGQGTAATAFAG, via the coding sequence GTGAACCACCCGCGCATCGAGGTCGCCGTACGGGAGCACGCCGCGCTCGGCGAAGGGCCGACCTGGGACCCGGCCGGCCGGCGGCTGATCTGGGTCGACATCCTGTCCGCCCGCGTCCACACCTACGACCCGGAGAGCGGCCGGCGGACCGTCATGGCCACCGAACAGCACGTCGGCGCCGCCAAGCCCCGGGCCGGCGGCGGGCTCGTCGTCAATCTGCGCGACGGCATCGGGCTGTACGACACGGACGGTGCCTTCCGCTGGCTGGTCCACGACGCCGAGCCCGGGCGCCGCGGCAACGACGCCGCGGTCGCACCGGACGGGGCCCTCTGGGCGGGCACCATGCGCTACGACGAGACGGAGACCGGCGGCAGCCTCACCCGGATCGCGCCCGACGGCGCGGCCACCCGGGTGCTGCCACTGGTGGCGTGCAGCAACGGCACCGGATGGAGCCCGGACGGCCGGCTGATGTACTACATCGACACCCCGACCCGCCGGATCGACGTCTTCGACGTGGACGGTGAACAGGTCACGGGGCGCCGCCCGTTCGCGACCGTGGAGGAGGGCGTGGGATATCCCGACGGCCTCACCGTCGACGCCGAGGGGGCCGTCTGGGTCGCCCTGTGGGACGGCGCCGCGCTGCGCCGCTACACCCCCGACGGCAGGCTGGACCGCGTCGTCCGTCTGCCGGTGCGCCGGCCCACCGCCTGCGCCTTCGGCGGCCGGGACCTGCGCGACCTCTACGTCTCCACCGCGCGCACCGGCCTCACCCGTCCGCACCCGCTCTCGGGGTCACTGCTCGTCCTGCCGGACGCCGGGCAGGGGACGGCCGCCACCGCCTTCGCGGGCTGA
- a CDS encoding VOC family protein, with amino-acid sequence MEILGTTLRICVDDLEAAVAFYEDLTASSAQRFERGGVSVAAVSCFLLMSGPESELEILRKVTATIAVKDVDEAHASLTRVGAHVIAGPVPTPVGRNLIAVHPDGSVFEYVDRNRAAG; translated from the coding sequence ATGGAAATCCTGGGAACCACGCTGCGTATCTGCGTCGACGACCTGGAGGCCGCGGTGGCCTTCTACGAGGACCTGACGGCGAGTTCGGCGCAGCGCTTCGAGCGCGGCGGGGTCTCCGTCGCCGCCGTCAGCTGTTTTCTGCTGATGAGCGGTCCCGAGTCCGAGCTGGAGATCCTGCGCAAGGTGACCGCGACGATCGCCGTGAAGGACGTCGACGAGGCCCACGCCTCACTGACCCGGGTCGGCGCCCACGTCATCGCGGGCCCCGTCCCGACCCCGGTCGGCCGCAATCTGATCGCGGTGCACCCGGACGGCTCGGTCTTCGAGTACGTCGACCGCAACCGCGCCGCCGGCTGA
- a CDS encoding class I SAM-dependent methyltransferase: MPKETAVYTHGHHESVLRSHRWRTAANSAAYLIGELRPDMAVLDVGCGPGTITADLAALVAPGRVTAVDTTREILDKAAAEAAERGLDNVEFAVADVHALDFPDDSFDVVHAHQVLQHVGDPVQALREMRRVCRPGGLVAARDSDYAAMSWFPESPEMTAWLELYRRVARANGGEPDAGRRLLSWAREAGFTDITPTAASWCFATPESRDWWSGLWADRTVGSAYAARAVDGGHATQEQLTALAEAWRTWGAQDDGWFMVPHGEVLCRA, encoded by the coding sequence ATGCCGAAGGAGACCGCCGTCTACACCCACGGCCACCACGAGTCGGTGCTGCGCTCGCACCGCTGGCGTACCGCCGCCAATTCCGCGGCCTACCTCATCGGTGAACTCCGCCCGGACATGGCCGTGCTGGATGTGGGCTGCGGACCCGGCACCATCACCGCGGACCTGGCCGCGCTGGTCGCCCCCGGCCGGGTGACGGCCGTCGACACCACCCGGGAGATCCTGGACAAGGCGGCCGCGGAGGCCGCCGAACGGGGTCTGGACAACGTCGAGTTCGCCGTCGCTGACGTCCACGCCCTGGACTTCCCGGACGACTCGTTCGACGTCGTCCACGCCCACCAGGTGCTCCAGCACGTAGGAGACCCGGTGCAGGCGCTGCGCGAGATGCGGCGGGTCTGCCGGCCCGGTGGCCTCGTCGCGGCCCGCGACAGCGACTACGCGGCGATGAGCTGGTTCCCGGAGTCCCCCGAGATGACCGCCTGGCTGGAGCTGTACCGACGGGTGGCACGGGCCAACGGCGGGGAGCCGGACGCGGGACGCCGACTGCTCTCCTGGGCGCGCGAGGCGGGCTTCACCGACATCACGCCGACGGCCGCCTCCTGGTGTTTCGCCACCCCGGAGAGCCGGGACTGGTGGAGCGGCCTGTGGGCGGACCGTACGGTCGGCTCGGCCTATGCCGCACGCGCGGTCGACGGCGGCCATGCGACGCAGGAGCAGCTGACCGCGCTCGCGGAGGCCTGGCGCACCTGGGGTGCGCAGGACGACGGCTGGTTCATGGTCCCGCACGGCGAGGTCCTCTGCCGGGCCTGA
- a CDS encoding phosphatase PAP2 family protein, protein MSSPSTPSHPAGLRSVMHRCDLAVFQNLAQRHWPAAGPVLPRLSRSANHGLLWFGAAAGMAAFGGSARARRAALRGLASLAVASATINTVGKGAVRRERPILDAVPVIRQLKRQPVTTSFPSGHAASAAAFATGVALESKGWGAVIAPVALSVAASRVYTGVHYPSDVLAGAALGIGAAFALRGVVPTRGQLPAPGRPPAHAPALPDGQDLVVVVNQESGTATATASLVREALPRAEVVECPPAELSSELEKAAGRGRALGVCGGDGTVNQAASVAAVHGLPLAVFPGGTLNHFAYDLGIETVADACAALGTGSAVRVDLGRFRPGPDGPGGAHGYFLNAFSLGVYPELVRTREHWAPRIGGWPAGVLAAAKVLRGQRPLEAELQGRRRPLWLLFIGNGMFQRVGPAPGRRHNLADGLLDVRVVHGGRTPGLRLLAAAVAGPLTRSPIHAAVRRHRVRISGLRPGTPYAYDGEVAHSHSDLMIDKLPEALTVYCPMTV, encoded by the coding sequence ATGTCGTCACCGAGCACCCCTTCACACCCCGCCGGCCTGCGGAGCGTCATGCACCGATGCGATCTGGCCGTGTTCCAGAACCTGGCCCAGCGGCACTGGCCGGCCGCCGGGCCCGTGCTGCCCCGGCTCAGCCGCAGCGCCAACCACGGGCTGCTGTGGTTCGGCGCCGCCGCGGGCATGGCCGCGTTCGGTGGCAGCGCCCGGGCGCGGCGGGCCGCCCTGCGCGGGCTCGCCTCACTGGCGGTGGCCTCGGCCACGATCAACACGGTCGGCAAGGGGGCGGTCCGCCGGGAGCGTCCGATACTGGACGCCGTGCCGGTGATACGGCAGCTGAAGCGCCAGCCGGTCACCACGTCCTTCCCCTCGGGACACGCCGCGTCCGCCGCCGCGTTCGCCACCGGGGTGGCGCTCGAGTCGAAGGGCTGGGGTGCGGTCATCGCCCCTGTCGCCCTGTCGGTGGCCGCCTCCCGCGTCTACACCGGGGTGCACTATCCGAGCGATGTGCTGGCCGGTGCCGCACTGGGCATAGGGGCGGCGTTCGCACTGCGCGGCGTCGTGCCGACCCGGGGGCAGCTGCCCGCGCCGGGCAGGCCGCCCGCACACGCGCCCGCCCTGCCGGACGGCCAGGACCTGGTCGTCGTCGTCAACCAGGAGTCGGGTACGGCGACGGCGACGGCATCCCTGGTCCGCGAGGCCCTGCCGCGGGCCGAGGTGGTGGAGTGCCCTCCCGCCGAGCTCTCCTCCGAACTGGAGAAGGCCGCCGGGCGCGGCCGGGCGCTGGGGGTGTGCGGCGGTGACGGCACGGTCAACCAGGCCGCCTCGGTGGCCGCCGTGCACGGTCTGCCGCTCGCCGTGTTCCCCGGCGGGACGCTGAACCACTTCGCGTACGACCTGGGCATCGAGACCGTGGCCGACGCCTGCGCCGCGCTCGGCACGGGCAGCGCGGTCCGGGTCGACCTGGGCCGCTTCCGGCCCGGTCCGGACGGCCCCGGGGGCGCCCACGGCTACTTCCTCAACGCCTTCAGCCTGGGCGTCTACCCGGAACTGGTCCGCACCCGCGAGCACTGGGCGCCACGGATCGGCGGCTGGCCGGCCGGAGTCCTCGCCGCCGCCAAGGTGCTGCGGGGCCAGCGCCCCCTGGAGGCGGAACTGCAGGGCCGCAGAAGGCCCCTGTGGCTGCTGTTCATCGGCAACGGCATGTTCCAGCGGGTCGGCCCGGCGCCGGGCCGGCGGCACAACCTCGCGGACGGGCTGCTGGACGTACGGGTCGTGCACGGCGGCCGCACGCCCGGCCTGAGGCTGCTGGCGGCCGCCGTCGCCGGTCCCCTGACCCGCTCCCCCATACACGCCGCCGTCCGCCGCCACCGCGTGCGCATCTCCGGGCTGCGACCGGGGACCCCGTACGCGTACGACGGTGAAGTGGCGCACAGCCACAGCGACTTGATGATCGACAAGCTTCCGGAGGCGCTCACGGTGTACTGCCCGATGACGGTGTGA
- a CDS encoding aminotransferase class I/II-fold pyridoxal phosphate-dependent enzyme, whose amino-acid sequence MGRERTGRQGPGTPGVREDRGPVRYGPPAPGPGLPVLPELAEVLAAAAGDGAPEPAGGSAALREAARAYWDRRGLHGGAEHVAAAPGTSPLILALIAAHGGDVLMPRPCPASWIPQARLLGRPAYHVPTPAECGGVPDPYALLETVRRVRAEGGRPRLLLISVVDDPTATVAPPELVREACEAAVAEGLHIVSDETWRDTLHRPHDTVLLSPAEMCPDDVTVVSDLAGALTPSAWPVAVARFPDTPRAAVRHARTLDILTALGALVAGPVAAAAAHALREPDAVTERVRRAAALQARVAAAAHQAVLASGALARPPQAGRHLYADLGPLRSRLAARGVTDSLELEEYLTDRLGAPVPGGHRFGDELGALRVRLGTGSLLGSTPRQQLESLTAVEPLELPHVAAALSIFRAALDELR is encoded by the coding sequence ATGGGCCGGGAGCGGACCGGACGGCAGGGACCCGGCACGCCCGGCGTCCGGGAGGACCGCGGACCCGTGCGGTACGGACCGCCCGCGCCGGGCCCCGGACTGCCGGTGCTGCCGGAGCTGGCCGAGGTGCTGGCGGCCGCGGCGGGGGACGGCGCCCCCGAACCGGCCGGCGGCTCGGCGGCCCTGCGCGAGGCCGCCCGCGCCTACTGGGACCGGCGCGGACTGCACGGCGGCGCCGAACACGTCGCCGCCGCGCCCGGCACCTCCCCGCTGATCCTCGCCCTGATCGCCGCGCACGGCGGCGACGTCCTGATGCCACGCCCCTGCCCCGCCTCCTGGATCCCGCAGGCGCGGCTGCTCGGCCGGCCCGCCTATCACGTGCCGACGCCCGCCGAGTGCGGCGGCGTGCCCGACCCGTACGCCCTGCTGGAGACCGTGCGCCGGGTGCGGGCCGAGGGCGGCCGGCCGAGGCTGCTGCTGATCTCGGTGGTGGACGACCCCACCGCCACCGTCGCCCCGCCGGAACTGGTGCGCGAGGCCTGCGAGGCCGCCGTCGCCGAGGGGCTGCACATCGTCAGCGACGAGACCTGGCGCGACACCCTGCACCGGCCGCACGACACCGTGCTGCTCAGCCCGGCCGAGATGTGCCCCGACGATGTCACGGTCGTCTCCGACCTGGCGGGCGCGCTGACCCCGTCGGCCTGGCCGGTCGCCGTCGCCCGGTTCCCAGACACCCCGCGGGCCGCGGTGCGCCACGCCCGTACGCTCGACATCCTCACCGCGCTCGGCGCCCTCGTCGCGGGCCCGGTCGCCGCGGCGGCCGCCCACGCGCTGCGCGAACCGGACGCCGTCACCGAACGGGTCCGCAGGGCCGCCGCGCTGCAGGCCCGGGTCGCCGCCGCGGCCCATCAGGCGGTGCTCGCCTCCGGCGCGCTCGCCCGGCCCCCGCAGGCCGGCCGCCACCTCTACGCGGACCTCGGCCCGCTCCGCTCCCGGCTCGCCGCCCGCGGCGTCACGGACTCGCTGGAGCTGGAGGAATACCTCACGGACCGGCTCGGCGCACCGGTCCCCGGCGGCCACCGCTTCGGTGACGAACTGGGCGCGCTGCGGGTGCGGCTGGGCACCGGATCACTGCTCGGATCGACCCCGCGGCAGCAGCTGGAGTCGCTCACCGCGGTGGAGCCCCTCGAATTGCCGCACGTCGCGGCAGCCCTGAGCATTTTCCGAGCAGCCCTCGACGAACTCCGCTGA
- a CDS encoding VTT domain-containing protein, with product MLDFLRQTAQLPPESTQQAVGYPSLFLLVALGALVPVVPTGALVSSAAVVAFHQSAPFALLVVFAVASSAAFLGDVCLYWLGQRGVRSKNGSKWLRAISDRAAPERLAQAQQKLDEHGAMVLVLSRLVPAGRIPVMLACLLGRMPLRRFARGDVPACLAWAATYQLIGILGGSLFPEPWQGVVAAVGLTLLISGAPAVWRRLRARSGR from the coding sequence ATCCTGGATTTCCTGCGGCAGACGGCGCAGCTGCCCCCGGAGTCGACGCAGCAGGCGGTCGGCTACCCCTCCCTGTTCCTGCTGGTGGCGCTGGGCGCCCTGGTGCCGGTGGTGCCGACGGGTGCGCTGGTGAGCTCGGCGGCCGTGGTGGCGTTCCATCAGTCGGCGCCGTTCGCGCTGCTGGTGGTCTTCGCGGTGGCGTCGTCCGCGGCGTTCCTCGGCGACGTCTGCCTGTACTGGCTGGGGCAGCGCGGGGTGCGGTCGAAGAACGGTTCCAAGTGGCTGCGGGCGATCAGTGACCGGGCCGCGCCGGAGCGGCTCGCGCAGGCGCAGCAGAAGCTCGACGAGCACGGTGCGATGGTGCTGGTGCTGTCCCGGCTGGTGCCGGCGGGGCGGATCCCGGTGATGCTGGCGTGTCTGCTGGGCCGGATGCCGCTGCGGCGGTTCGCCCGGGGCGATGTGCCGGCCTGTCTGGCCTGGGCCGCCACGTACCAGCTGATCGGGATCCTCGGCGGCTCGCTGTTCCCGGAGCCGTGGCAGGGCGTCGTGGCGGCGGTGGGGCTGACGCTGCTGATCAGCGGGGCGCCGGCGGTGTGGCGCAGGCTGCGGGCGCGGTCCGGCCGGTGA
- a CDS encoding MBL fold metallo-hydrolase codes for MTEQPERPLGPEPHRACRGEVVTPRPLGEVRSWPRSFADRLTAPLPGVTGMSRLAREHAIRPNAEGLRGIHRLPYAPEPLPAVPAGTTCVTWAGHASWIIRTGGLTVLADPVWSRRILGTPARITPVGVPWEELPPVDAVVISHNHYDHLDAPTLRRLPRHTPLFVPAGLGRWCRRRGFVTVTELDWWESAELDGVRFGFVPSHHWSKRTLTDTCRSLWGGWVIEDTAAPGRGQRIYFAGDTGYGHWFTEIGRRHPGIDLALLPIGAYEPRWWLADVHTDPEEAVRAYEDLGARAMAPMHWATFLLSAEPVLEPLTRLRTAWQRAGHPREHLWDLPIGGSRILHPAHEPRTVSG; via the coding sequence ATGACGGAACAGCCAGAGCGCCCCCTCGGCCCGGAACCGCACCGGGCGTGCCGCGGCGAGGTGGTCACCCCGCGACCGCTCGGCGAGGTGCGCTCCTGGCCCCGGAGCTTCGCCGACCGGCTCACCGCACCCCTGCCCGGCGTCACCGGCATGTCCCGGCTGGCCCGCGAGCACGCCATCCGGCCCAACGCCGAAGGGCTGCGCGGCATCCACCGGCTGCCGTACGCCCCCGAGCCGCTCCCCGCCGTCCCGGCCGGCACCACCTGCGTCACCTGGGCCGGACACGCCAGCTGGATCATCCGCACCGGCGGACTCACCGTCCTGGCCGACCCGGTCTGGTCCCGCCGCATCCTCGGCACCCCGGCCCGGATCACCCCCGTCGGCGTGCCCTGGGAGGAACTGCCGCCGGTCGACGCCGTCGTCATCAGCCACAACCACTACGACCACCTCGACGCCCCCACCCTGCGCCGGCTGCCCCGCCACACCCCGCTCTTCGTCCCGGCCGGGCTGGGCCGCTGGTGCCGCCGCCGCGGCTTCGTCACGGTCACCGAACTCGACTGGTGGGAGTCGGCGGAACTGGACGGAGTCCGCTTCGGCTTCGTGCCCTCGCATCACTGGTCCAAGCGCACCCTCACCGACACCTGCCGCTCCCTGTGGGGCGGCTGGGTGATCGAGGACACCGCGGCACCCGGCCGGGGACAGCGGATCTACTTCGCCGGGGACACCGGCTACGGCCACTGGTTCACCGAGATCGGCCGCCGCCACCCCGGCATCGACCTCGCCCTGCTCCCGATCGGGGCGTACGAGCCGCGCTGGTGGCTCGCCGACGTGCACACCGACCCGGAGGAGGCGGTCCGGGCGTACGAGGATCTCGGCGCCCGCGCCATGGCGCCCATGCACTGGGCGACGTTCCTGCTCTCCGCCGAACCCGTCCTCGAACCCCTCACCCGGCTGCGCACCGCCTGGCAGCGGGCCGGCCATCCGCGCGAACACCTCTGGGACCTGCCGATCGGCGGCTCGCGCATCCTGCACCCGGCGCACGAGCCCCGCACGGTCAGCGGCTGA
- a CDS encoding MBL fold metallo-hydrolase produces MPVEITWWGHATCTIEDSGVRVLTDPLFVRRFAHLRRRRGALPGPAAAVADVVLISHLHSDHLHLPSLARVRPGARLIVPLGAVRAVPGLRLLRRVRGVRITEVAAGDEVRVGEVLVRAVPAMHDGRRLPVGPHRSPALGYVVEGEARTYFAGDTGLFDDMARAVGPVDVALLPVGGWGPYLGHSHLDAGRAAEALALLAPRAAVPVHYGTYWPIGMDGVRPHEFHSPGDEFVRQAALRAPGVAVHRLEHGEHVRPGAAG; encoded by the coding sequence GTGCCGGTGGAGATCACCTGGTGGGGTCATGCCACCTGCACGATCGAGGACTCCGGTGTGCGGGTCCTGACCGACCCCCTTTTCGTACGGCGCTTCGCGCATCTGCGGCGACGCCGCGGCGCGCTGCCCGGTCCGGCGGCCGCGGTCGCCGATGTCGTCCTGATCTCGCATCTGCACTCCGACCATCTCCATCTGCCGTCCCTGGCACGCGTCCGCCCGGGCGCCCGGCTGATCGTTCCGCTGGGTGCGGTCCGGGCGGTTCCGGGGCTCAGGCTGCTGCGCAGGGTGCGCGGGGTCCGGATTACCGAGGTGGCGGCGGGCGACGAGGTGCGGGTGGGCGAGGTGCTGGTCCGGGCCGTGCCCGCGATGCACGACGGGCGGCGGCTTCCGGTCGGCCCGCACCGCTCCCCCGCCCTCGGGTACGTGGTGGAGGGCGAGGCGCGCACCTACTTCGCCGGGGACACCGGGCTCTTCGACGACATGGCGCGGGCCGTCGGCCCGGTCGACGTGGCGCTGCTGCCGGTCGGCGGCTGGGGGCCGTACCTGGGTCACAGCCATCTCGACGCGGGGCGCGCCGCCGAGGCGCTGGCCCTGCTGGCGCCGCGCGCGGCCGTGCCGGTGCACTACGGCACGTACTGGCCGATCGGGATGGACGGGGTCCGGCCCCACGAGTTCCACTCGCCGGGTGACGAGTTCGTGCGGCAGGCGGCGCTGCGGGCGCCCGGGGTGGCGGTGCACCGGCTGGAGCACGGTGAGCACGTGCGGCCGGGGGCTGCCGGGTGA